CGGCGCGCGCCGACAGGATCCCGTCCGGGATGGTTTTAGGCGAGCCACCCGTTGGAAACATGGCGCGTTTGATCCGGTCCACCGGCTGATCCGCCCAATCGTTCAGCCAGACAATCGCGGCGCCCAGCGCCAGCGTGAAGGCGACCCCCAGCGCGCAGGCCATCCAGGAAAAACCGGCCACAACCGTCACTCCCAGCGCCTGTCCCAGCAGGGTCGGCACCAGCAATTTGGGCCAGCTGGCGGGTTTCAGCGCATAGATCCAGCGCCCCGCGACGGTGGTGGGCAACCCCTTGATCGCTTGGGCCGCCGGGAATGGCGGGGACATGTCACTGGGAGGAGGCGAGACAGACACGTCGTCTATTTTGGCGGACGCGGGACAAGCGTCAAGCACAGCGAAGCGACCTCCGCAGGCTTCTGCCCCCGTTCCTCCTCGCCGCTTGCTGGCTCAACGGCTCCAGGTGATGCTCCACGGGCCCCAGTTGCCGCGCGCGTCGCGAGCGTGCGACCAGACCAGGGTGCGCTCGCTGCTCGTCACGACGGGAGCCTTGCCCGGCGCCACGGCCTGGCCCGTGCCGCTGGGGCCGGGTCGCCCGAGGAACAGCTCCGCCGCTGTGGCCTTTGGTCCCTTGCCACCGCGCATTTCAGGGCCCGCCGCTGCCGCCGGGTGGTCGGCGGTGCGCAGGGCAAACATCATCATGGGGCGATTTTCCTGCCAGAAGCGTTTAACCGCCTCGTAAGGGGGATCAAAGCCATCCGACCAGCCCCCGACCTCGACGGTGTAGGCGAGCGTGCCGAGTTCCGCAAAGGCCCAGTCGGTGTCGTCTCCGGCCGTGGCATACAGGGCGGGACCACTCTGCCCGGCCTCGTAGCCCGACAGTTCACCCAGCTTCTGGCCGACCAGCGCGAGCCGAGGGTCCGGCGGCGGGGCGTCGGTGTAGCCCCAGGGCCACAGCACCATGTTGGAGTAACTGTGGAAGGTCATCAGGTAGGTCGGCTTGATGCGCCGCATCAGGTCGCGCATGGCCTGGGTCTCGGGCTCCGAGAAGGCGGCCGTGCCGCCAAACGTGTCGGCATTGGGCGCACTGCTGGTGCCGGCTCCCCCCCAATCGGGTCCGCCGTAGTTGCGGTTCAAGTCGACCCCGATGCGCTGCTTGCCCCCCGTCACGTTGTTGGTATTCTTGCGCTGATCGGCGCCCTTCTCGGCGCGGGCGTGGCCGTCCGGATTGACCATCGGCACCAGCCAGATCTCACGCTGGTCGA
This Candidatus Sericytochromatia bacterium DNA region includes the following protein-coding sequences:
- a CDS encoding M14 family metallopeptidase; its protein translation is MAASFRKGLTLTLGMWLIASAGCGRPAPGGLARGAAEGLQARADASSPVAVTYQTRAQLGTLARAGVDFEGFDTRRKRFRAKLTPEQFALAQRLGLKITQDLTGRRNQYDPQYRTYEQTVALLRSLADKRPDLAEVVDIGDAWEKTQKRADRDIVALRLGKKGAGKPVVLFAGCHHARELATPEMVLLMAEELVTRYGQDAEITGLVDQREIWLVPMVNPDGHARAEKGADQRKNTNNVTGGKQRIGVDLNRNYGGPDWGGAGTSSAPNADTFGGTAAFSEPETQAMRDLMRRIKPTYLMTFHSYSNMVLWPWGYTDAPPPDPRLALVGQKLGELSGYEAGQSGPALYATAGDDTDWAFAELGTLAYTVEVGGWSDGFDPPYEAVKRFWQENRPMMMFALRTADHPAAAAGPEMRGGKGPKATAAELFLGRPGPSGTGQAVAPGKAPVVTSSERTLVWSHARDARGNWGPWSITWSR